From one Actinomyces sp. Marseille-P3109 genomic stretch:
- a CDS encoding ArsR/SmtB family transcription factor: MARATHPDIETVKLPDVLHALADPIRLGLVRLLSDGEERAWGQLDAPIAPSTLSHHLKVLRSAGITRTRMEGNRCFVRLRTDDLNEQFPDLMATVLALAAEPDSGLRRVGLKDERD, encoded by the coding sequence ATGGCTCGCGCGACACATCCGGATATTGAGACGGTGAAGCTCCCCGATGTCCTGCATGCGCTGGCAGACCCAATCCGCCTTGGACTGGTGCGGCTGCTCAGTGATGGTGAGGAACGGGCGTGGGGTCAGCTGGATGCGCCCATAGCTCCGAGCACCTTGAGCCATCACCTCAAGGTTCTTCGTTCGGCTGGGATCACCCGCACCCGCATGGAGGGGAACCGGTGTTTCGTGCGTCTTCGAACTGATGACCTCAATGAGCAGTTCCCGGATCTGATGGCCACAGTGCTGGCACTTGCCGCTGAGCCCGACTCAGGGCTGAGGCGGGTGGGGCTCAAGGATGAGCGGGATTAG
- a CDS encoding MFS transporter, whose product MTNHSTSKASRLTLVLGLCAFIVGWDSMVVAPITPTMMDDLNASNHIGSLLVSSYALAYFIFSPLLGALSDRVGRKTTLVSGLTIFSIGTLLTGLTTSWWPTIAMRCIAGIGGGAIMPSIFSLIGDNTPPESRGKAIGNVMAMLLASTVIGVPLGTYLSDITSWRWTFGIIAATGLTATIASITTVPNAKPPHDSTSSPAKTVAGMFKTAFQTPVLLTTLGATFCWNAGLQTIFASIGNFYSLQLGLHEREIALVILGAGIASVAGSVTGGRSIRRIGIKLLMPLTASGAALSVVTLVLGTPHTTPVVLAHIVWSFCIGAGQPALTTLAGELKPSIRGTAIALNGSTQYAAMFFASITGGILAKSTGNYLLPGILSAVFSACTMIAIHTTLRRASSFQED is encoded by the coding sequence ATGACAAATCATTCAACTTCAAAAGCATCACGCCTCACTCTAGTGCTAGGCTTATGCGCTTTCATCGTCGGATGGGATTCAATGGTGGTCGCACCGATCACACCCACCATGATGGACGACCTGAATGCATCCAATCACATTGGTAGCCTACTTGTATCATCATACGCGCTCGCCTACTTCATATTCTCACCCCTGTTAGGCGCCCTGTCGGACAGGGTCGGCAGAAAAACCACCCTAGTTTCCGGCCTCACGATATTCAGTATCGGGACCCTACTGACAGGACTCACAACATCCTGGTGGCCAACCATAGCCATGAGATGCATCGCAGGGATAGGCGGAGGCGCGATCATGCCCTCCATATTTTCTCTCATAGGCGACAACACCCCACCGGAATCTCGAGGAAAAGCCATAGGAAACGTCATGGCCATGCTACTGGCCTCAACTGTCATCGGAGTACCCCTGGGAACCTATCTTTCGGATATCACATCCTGGCGATGGACTTTCGGAATTATAGCCGCAACCGGACTTACGGCAACCATAGCATCCATCACCACAGTCCCCAACGCCAAGCCCCCGCACGACAGTACTTCTTCTCCCGCTAAGACGGTAGCAGGAATGTTTAAAACAGCATTTCAAACCCCGGTCCTACTGACAACCTTAGGGGCAACATTCTGCTGGAACGCGGGATTGCAGACCATCTTCGCTAGCATTGGAAACTTTTACAGCCTACAACTAGGTCTCCATGAGAGAGAAATCGCCCTCGTAATACTCGGCGCTGGCATAGCAAGTGTTGCTGGATCTGTCACCGGAGGAAGATCCATCAGGAGAATCGGAATCAAACTGCTCATGCCTCTAACAGCTTCCGGAGCAGCTCTGAGCGTTGTCACACTCGTGCTAGGAACCCCTCATACGACCCCAGTTGTGCTGGCCCATATCGTATGGAGCTTCTGTATTGGTGCCGGCCAGCCAGCACTGACAACCCTGGCGGGCGAACTCAAGCCGAGTATTCGCGGAACTGCCATCGCCCTCAATGGCTCAACACAGTACGCCGCCATGTTTTTCGCATCAATCACCGGCGGCATCCTGGCCAAATCAACAGGAAACTACTTGCTTCCCGGAATACTATCAGCAGTATTCTCCGCATGCACTATGATCGCAATCCACACCACACTGCGCAGAGCAAGCTCTTTCCAGGAGGATTGA
- the fepB gene encoding Fe2+-enterobactin ABC transporter substrate-binding protein, giving the protein MNTFPRLIIGRRRLLAATLTGVVSLGLAACGRSGGRGSAGSSGSASSGSQGWPRTVKTDDGDLALSEQPQRIVSTSIALTGSLLAVGAPVVASAVTASNTDGLSDDSGFFVQWSDAAKKQKVEKLYEIKSVDITKVAGFEPDLIVVAKSGGDSAADQVEQLRDIAPVLVVDYTGRSWQDVTRTIGQATGNEQQADTVIADYDAHMSATKGAITVPEGTTSAFIVYGGGGGGAAALTAESPQVQILTSLGFTMADIPEEVKGDTSKGQRQDIVKLSNENVQAGLPGDNWVIVAADSASRQKVADDPTFSTATQVTQGRVAYTPASTFRLDYYSALILLDSLKENYKKG; this is encoded by the coding sequence ATGAATACGTTCCCGCGTCTCATCATCGGACGGCGGCGGCTCCTGGCTGCGACCCTGACCGGGGTCGTGTCTCTGGGCCTGGCCGCGTGCGGACGCTCCGGCGGCAGAGGCTCGGCCGGCTCCAGCGGCTCGGCGTCGTCGGGATCCCAGGGATGGCCCCGCACCGTCAAGACCGACGACGGCGACCTCGCCCTGTCCGAGCAGCCCCAGCGCATCGTGTCCACCTCCATTGCCCTGACCGGCTCGCTGCTGGCGGTGGGAGCCCCAGTGGTGGCCTCAGCCGTGACGGCTTCTAACACCGACGGCCTGAGTGACGATTCCGGCTTCTTCGTCCAGTGGTCTGATGCGGCTAAGAAGCAGAAGGTGGAGAAGCTCTACGAGATCAAGTCGGTTGACATCACCAAGGTGGCCGGCTTCGAGCCGGACCTCATCGTTGTGGCCAAGAGCGGTGGCGACTCGGCGGCCGATCAGGTCGAGCAACTGCGTGACATCGCACCGGTCCTGGTCGTCGACTACACCGGGCGCTCCTGGCAGGACGTCACCCGCACCATCGGTCAGGCCACAGGGAACGAGCAGCAGGCGGACACGGTGATCGCCGACTACGACGCGCACATGTCTGCGACCAAGGGGGCCATCACTGTTCCCGAGGGGACGACATCGGCCTTCATCGTCTACGGCGGTGGTGGCGGTGGCGCCGCGGCCCTGACCGCGGAGTCTCCCCAGGTTCAGATCCTGACCTCTCTCGGGTTCACCATGGCCGACATCCCCGAGGAGGTGAAGGGCGATACCTCCAAGGGGCAGCGGCAGGACATCGTCAAGTTGTCCAACGAGAATGTCCAGGCGGGGCTGCCTGGTGACAACTGGGTGATCGTCGCCGCAGACAGTGCCAGCCGCCAGAAGGTCGCCGACGACCCGACTTTCTCCACCGCGACCCAGGTGACCCAGGGGCGGGTGGCCTACACCCCGGCCTCCACCTTCCGCCTCGACTACTACTCGGCCCTCATCCTGCTTGACTCCCTCAAGGAGAACTACAAGAAGGGCTGA